GTACCCAGCATTTTGCGATGTGGGACTACTGGCCGCACAGCCGTAAGGGACGTCGCGTATCCGTACGTGGACCCAGACCGCAGATGTGGTACTTGGAAGAGGCGTCGACCGCCTGAACTACTGGGATTAGGGAGAAGCCGGGTTAATCGTGTATTTGGCTCAACCATTTTTTATGTGGTATGACACGATGATGCGCCGACAGTTCGGGAAGCGGGTGATCTGAACGTTGTCGTCGTAGCGCCCAAAGATATCCTGAATCTGGTTATCTGACAGATAATGCTTGATGACACGATAGCGTGATTCGTCCGGTAGTTGCCGTACCACAATGAAGTTACCGTCTGCATCGTGATCACCATCGGCGGGTTCCGATTTTGGGAGCTGATCGCAGAACACTACCCGGGCACCAGCATTCAATACTGCATGTAGGCCATCTAAAAATGGGTGCATGCGTGCGTAGGGCACGTGAGCCAGCCAGTCTACCGCCATGGCCGCAGAGAAAGATCCAGTGAGCGTTTTGAGGTCATAGGCGTCCGCTTGTTGAAGGGAGACCCTTTCCCAAGGCAGGTCCTTGTGACGCGCCTGTGACAGTGTTGAATTATTGAAGTCACAAGCGACAATAGATTCGGCCACAGCAGCGGTGAATTGTGTCCAAAAGCAGGGGCCACAAGCCAGTTCGAGGACTTTTTTGCTGCTCATCTCCCTACAGAGGTGTTCAATGACTGGTTGCAGTAGGGTCACGGTATCCGGATTGTCGTATCCCATCGATGTGTCGTAGATCTCGGCCCGTCGATCGTAATAGTGTTGCATCTCTTCGATCATCAATCGCATTCCCTGGTTAAGGTATTCCGGCGAAGTCAGGCGATGGTTGTCATGATCTGAGCCAAGTCGAGGCGTGCAATATCGGGCACCATAGCTTTTTCCGCGGCAAAACCGGCGACCAGCAGTAGAAATGGCCGTTCTTCGGAGGGTCGCTCGAGAATCTCGTTCAGAAACCGCATGGGACTCGGTGTATGGGTCAGCGTCGCAACGCCGGCATTATGCAGTGCGTTGATCAGCAGACCGGCGGCAATTCCGACCGATTCTGAGGTGTAGTAATTCTTGAGACGGTGACCATTAGCATCATAACTAAATTTCTTTAGGAAGATTGCTATCAGGCAGGAGGCTGAGACGAGAAATGGCTTGTGTTCGTTTGTGCCCAGTGGTGCAAGCGCCTCCAGCCATTGTTGCGATGCTCTATGGGCATAAAATTCCAGTTCTTCAACCTCGGCGGCCTCACGAATCCGGCATCGAGTATCTTGGTTTGTCACGACTACAAAATGCCAGGGCTGCATGTTGGCACCACTGGGTGCTGTGCCGGCGGTCCGGATCGCATTTTCAATCACGACCGGTGGAATCTTCCGCGCCGAATAGTCGCGCACGGTTCGCCTCGACTGCATGTCCGCGAGAAACTGTTCCGATCGCTGGATCATCTCTTCATCAGGATACGAGGGGGATTTGAGCGAGATAAAAGGATAATCTGTCATGTGTCCGACCTGGTAGCGGCTTTGTTTTACAGGGTTTTTTCCTGGATACCCCGGATATTGATTTCAACGTCGTCATAGTGCGGATCGAACGTTGAGTCCTGGGCAAGCACCGGAGACAGGCCAGTGAGTGCGAGCGCAGGGATAAGTTTTCGTCGGGCTGTGTCGGCACTGCTCGCCTGGACGTTCACCTCGCCGGCGTACTTAAGGTGATGGGCCGATTTGCCTGAATAATACAAGGTCAGCTCGTATTGGAGCGCAAAGACTGGCACTGCGTTAGATCAGGTTCAGCGCCTGGACCGGAACCGTTTCCACGCAACGTCGGCGTCGGCAGCGAGTTTCCCGTCGAATCGAAGTTCTGATCTGAACTGGCAGGCATCGTCATTCCAGGACACACATTCGGAGAACAGTTCGACTGGGCGGTACAGTAAGATCGGACGCCGAAATGTCACGGTGATCTGATTGGTCAGATAGACTGGGTGCTTGTCATCAAAGTGTTCGAAATCATCAATACAAAAGTCACCATAACGCTCAACAGTCTCTTTCATCAGGCAAGCAGCCGAGTGGCAGTCCAGTAGTGTGGAGATAATGCCGCCATTAACAAAGCCAAACCCATTGTCATATTTGTCGGACGCGGTCCAGGTCGCCGCGACACCGTTACCTGACGAATAGGACTTGATTTGCAAGCCGTGTCGATTGCAGGGACCGCAGCCGAAGCAGGTGCCAGCTGAATAATATCGGTCTTGTAATGAGGGCTCCACCGAGGTTTGACTCCATAGGCTGGCTGTTAGACCGAAGCATGATTGTAGTCGCATCTAGCATCCGCTACCGTGCGCGGGGTAATGACCTGTGTTCAAATCTGGATCTGAGATTGGTATAAATCGATCTCCAGCATAGAATCAACTCGTGAATATCGCAGCGCTATTGCAGAAATCGGCACGCAGCTTTGGCACATCGCCGGCAGTGTCGTACGCCACGTGCGTCCATATGACCTACAGTGAACTCGCCGATCGGGTACAGAAGCTCGCGTCTGGCTTCGTGAACTGCTGCGGTCTGAAGCGCGGTGACAGGGTGGGGATTGCTATGACCAATTGCCCTGCATTTACAGAAGTGCTCTATGCGATCTGGCACGCGGGACTGGTTGCAGTGCCGATGAATGCCAAGCTTCATCAGCGCGAGATCAGCTACATCATTAAAAATGCCGGCGTACGTTTATGTATGGTCAACCGCGACCTAGAGGCGGCGGTCGGTCCACTGTGCGATTCGGTTGAGCGCCTGGATCGGGTTGTCAATGTTGACACCGCTGACTATCGGAGCCTGCTGAACTCGTCTGAACTTGCACTCCAAAGCGTCAATGCAGACGATCCGGCCTGGTTGTTCTATACCAGCGGCACCACAGGAAGGCCTAAGGGTGCGACCTTGTCTCATCGTAATCTGATGATGATGACGCTGAGTTATTTTGCTGATCTGGAGACTCTCTCGTACCGCGATTGCATCATCCACTCAGCACCCCTGTCCCACGGGTCGGGTCTTTACGGTATTCCGCACCTGGCGAAGGCTGCTAACCAGGTGGTGCCTGAAAGTGGCGGTTTTGATCCGCTGGAAATCAACGAACTGTTGGTCAAGTGGCCCAGCTCGGGTTTTTTCTTTGCACCAACGATGATCGTTCGTCTGCTGGCTTCGGGTGCTGTAGACGGAGAGGCACGAACAAATCTCAGGACCATTATTTATGGCGGTGGACCGATGTATACGCAGGACCTGTTTCAGGCATTGGATGTTTTTGGCCCGCGACTGATCCAGATCTATGGTCAGGGTGAGTCACCGATGACTATTAGTTATCTTTCTAAACTTATGCATGAAGATAAGACCCACCCGCGATTCACTGAGCGAATGTCGTCTGTCGGTATTCCACGGACAGATGTCGAGCTTGCCGTGGTGGATGAAAACGGACGGTTGGCCGAAGACAACCAACCGGGTGAGATCATTGTTCGTGGTGAGGTCGTGATGAAGGGATACTGGGAGAACCGGGAAGCGACAGCCGCTGCACTTAAAGATGGTTGGCTGTACACGGGTGATGTCGGTGTGATTGATGCAGACGGATTTCTGACATTGAAAGATCGCACCAAGGACATGATCATCTCCGGCGGTTCTAATATTTATCCGCGTGAAGTCGAGGAAGTGCTGTTACAACATGATGCGGTTCTTGAGGCCTCGGTCGTCGGTCGATTCCACCCGGACTGGGGAGAAGAGGTAGTGGCTTTCATAGTCCTTAAACCCGGTGGCAAGGCCAGCAAGCTGGATCTGGATAATGTTTGTCTGGAAAACATTGCTCGTTTCAAGCGTCCCAAGAATTATCGATTCCTGGACAGTCTGCCGAAGAACAACTACGGCAAAATTCTAAAAACAGTGCTTCGCGAGCAACTGGAATCCGAATCTGACGACACAGACGCACCGCACTGACCAATAAGTTAGTCGGTTTCGTTGTGCCAGAGCAGGAACAATGCGAGAAGAGGGGTTTCGCTGCTGCGTACGCCATGCAGGTCCAGTGGATGGTTATACAGCAGATTGCCCGCTGATACCACGCGGTACTCTGTGCTGCCGCCGTAGCGCCAGCTAGCCGTACCGGACAACGTGAGGTAAAGCTCCGGTGGTGGGTGGCGGTGTTCGGGATAGGCCAGTCCGGGATCCAGGTAGAGCAGGCCGGCGGTGTGGTGCTTTAAATCGAAAAGATCGTTGAAACTACACACTGCGATCTTGTTTCCCATGTCGGGCGTTCTAGGGGATTCGGTCCAGGGTAGATGATCGCCGAGTTCAATGAGTCGTCGTGCCAAACGGGTATCCTGGGCCTTACGCAGTTCAGTAGAGGCCTTGATTGTCGCTGCCGGCGGCGATTTAGGTATCGCCGAACCGATAGCTTCTGCAAATCCATGCGCGGCAGATTCATGGTCGGGTGATTCGGCACACACACGCATTGCCCGCGCTACAGACAGCAGAAACTGGCGGGTCTGTTCAACGAGACTGATATCGGGGATGTTTGACAACGACAAGTGAGTTGAGCTCGAGGGTGCTGAACGTGCAGACATTGTAGCGTTGTTGAGCGGCAGGTCGTACTTGTAGAGATCAGTGAACCGGTTCACAATGTCAGCGCCCATGATCACGATCGTCTCAGCCCGCCTGATATTGTTTTGATCCCACCCGATCGTAATCGGGCTTCGGTGTTCTATACAACCGTCGTTGTCACAGTTGGAATTTCCAGGTCTGATGTGTTTGTCATTGCGAAATGAGTGCCGCGAACAATTCAGTAAATAGTCAATATCCTGTGCCGCCGCAGCCGACCTGGTTGCTGGTGCTGATCGTATCGACCAGTATCTTTGCCACCACCATAATTACGCCTTCGCTGCCGGGTATCACGGAATTGTTTTCGGTGACGGCCCAGCAGACACAGATGGTCATCACCGGTTTCCTCGCCGCAACCGCTGTTGGGCAACTTTTTTTTGGGCCGTTTTCCGATCGATTCGGCAGGCGGATACCCTTGCTGGCCGGACTCGGACTATATCTTGCCGGTTCAATCATGGCGCTTGTGGCGACCGATCTGTCTGTTCTGGTTCTGGCCCGCTGTGTTCAGGGCGTTGGCGCTGCGGCCGCTATGGTGCTGTCGCGGGTGATCATCAATGACACCCACGCACCGCGAGCTGCTGCCGCCAGTATGGCTGCAGTCATGTCTGCGACTGCGTTGGCACCGATGCTGGCGTTCTCGCTCGGTGGTGTGCTTTACGATGCTTTTGGTTGGCAGGGTGGCATGGGGGTTACCGTGCTGCTGGGTGCTGTGGCCTTTATATCGGCACTGATTATTCTTGGGGAGACGCACCGCTCTCGGCAGAGTCGGTTAAGCCTGGAATCGGTCGCCCTCAACTATATAGGGCTCTTGCGCAACAAGCAGTTCTTGTTGTTTGCAGGAAATCTCGGGTTTCAGGCATCTATTTTCTTTGCTTTTCTATCTTTTCTGCCCTTTGCTTTCCATAAATTGGGTTACTCGGCTGCCGCCTTCGGATTTTTTGTTACTGTACTTCCCATTGGTTTTCTGATCGGCAGCGGGGTGAGCCGCAAGCTGACCCCGTTGTGGGGCATCCCGCGGATGGTACGGACGGGGTCGTCCTTGTCGATCCTCGCGACGGGGGCAATGGCTGTGCTTGCTTTTGTCGGGCATCGTTCGGTGTGGGCACTGTTGTTGCCGGCCATGTTGTTTGCCTTTTCTAATGGGCTGGTCGTTGCAAATGCGACCATGGGTGCGGTTAACGCCGCGCATCGGTCTGTCGCTGGATTTGCTTCCGGTCTTGCTGGCAGCTTCCAGTTGGCATTTGCTTCCTTAGTCGCCTGGTTGACTGTTTACATGGGTGCGGCGGAGGACGTTCGGGTCGGCATTGCAGTGGTATTCACGATGGCGTTGGTGGGAACTGCGCTGGCGTTTCTGATCCCCTTAGACAGTGGCGATTCAATGCCTTGAGGACCCCGCGCGCTGGCATAATCCACCTATTGACCAACGTTCCAAATTTGAACTCAAGATATCGACACGCATCCTGACGGTTGTTAAACCGGAAGAGAAGAATAAAAGGATAAGAAATGAACCAGATAGAAACGACACATGACATCCTGGGTGGGCGCCCCACAGTGCGATCGATGAACGGTATGGTGGCCGCGGCACATCCGTTAGCGGCCAACGCTGGTGCCGAGATCCTTCGCAAAGGGGGTAATGCATTCGATGCAGTCGCCGCCACCGCTGCTGCTCTGAACGTTGTCGAACCGTTTATGTCCGGGCTTGCAGGTGCCGGTGGTGCGACGATTTTCCTCGCCGCTGAAAGCACCGTCGAGACCATCGACTTCATTCCACCAGCCCCGGCAAGTTTCGATGTGAGCCAGGTTGACAAGGCAAAGACCGAGAGTGGGCCTAATGCGTCGGTCACGCCGGGAAACCTGGCCGGATGGTACGCGCTGCAGAGTCGTTACGGGCGTCTGGGTTTCGACGAGGTGCTGCAGCCGGCGATACGGCTGGCACAGGATGGGTTCCCGGTGTCGAGCTTTTTTGTGGCGATGACCCGTGGCAGCGTAGGGCGGATCAAGGATCTCGAGTGGCGGCGGGTGTTCCGGGCGGAGCAAGACTGGCAGCCGGGCCAGGTCCTTCAGTTGCTGGATCTTGCTGCGACACTGGCACAGATCGCAACCGAGGGTACCGAGTATCTTTATGGCGGGGTTCTGGGCGAGAAGTTGGTCTCGCGAATCCAGTCTGAGGGCGGTGCCATTTCGATGGCTGACCTCGAGGCCGTTTCGCCAATCTGGGAGGCACCGATCTCGGCGCCTTATCACAACTACCGTGTCAATGTGCCGCCGCCGCCAGCAGAGTCTTTTCAGGTGCTGCTCAGTCTCAGGATACTCGAAGCATTTGATTTCAAAAATCGGGACTTACTCACCGCCGACCACCTGGACCTGGTTTTTCGGGTGATCCGGATCGCTGCGGGTGTACGAATCCAGAACAACCAGAAAGACCGCGCTGAGATCGATGCCCTGCTGACTGATGTTGATGAACTGGTGGCCCGTACCGCGGATGGCGAGCCGGTGATCGGACCGACAGAGAACTGGGCCAGCGGGGGGCCTTTTGATCACTCAGCGCTTAAAGAGCATACCACCTCGATGTCTGTGGCCGACAGCGAAGGCAATTTGGTCTGCTTGACGCAGAGTTTGGGATCGCCCTACGGGTCCGGGGTGATGGTGCCTGGTACCGGAGTGGTGATGAATAATTTCCTGAACTGGGGAGATCTGGACCCATCCTCTCCCAATGTGATCACCGCAGGTCAGCGGTTGGCTATGTGCATGGCACCATCGATTACGACCGACGCCGGGCAGGGCGTGCTGTCACTGGGCACGCCGGGCAGTTATGGCATCCTGCAGACTACGGTTCAGGCGATGGTCGGTTACTTTGACTATGGTCTTGAATTGCAGGACGCCATCAATATGCCGCGCGCGCGGCTGCAGGACGGTACCGAGGTGCAGATCGAGAACCGGGTCAGAGAGTCAGCCCGCAAAGCGCTCGAGTCCCTTGGGCATCGAATTACCGTGTTGCCGCCCTACTCGTGGGCTACCGGTGGTATGCAGGCTGTGGGTCGCGATGCGCAAAGCGGTGCACTGTCGGGCGCGGCAGACAATCGGCGCGATGGCGCCGCTATCCCGGTCTGAGTGGAGTGAATCGAGAACGATCAGCATGAAAACCGCAGTTCACCCCCAAAACGCGGCGGCACCCAAAGGGCCTTATTCACCCGGGGTCACCGTCTCTGGGCGTGTCCTGTATGTCTCAGCACAGGGCCCCTTTGATCCAGAGACGGGCGAAGTTGTTGGCGATACGTTTGAGGCCCAGGTCGAACGTGTGTTTGAGAATATGAAAGTGATCGTCGAGGATGCCGGAGCCAGCCTGGCCGATGTCGTCAAACTCACAGTCTTTATAACTGACTGGGGTCATTTTGACTCGTTGAATCAGATGTGCACGCGTTATTTCACGGAACCCTATCCGGCGCGTACACCGGTGAAAATGGAACTGCCGGGTGCACTGTTTATGGCTGATGCGGTGGTCGCTCTGGCTGGCGACTGAGGAACTGAGGATTGTCAGACGTTTGAGTCGGCCGCTGGGTTAATCAGGAAAGTGCTCAGCGATCCAGTCCGGCACGGGGATGGCCGTACGAGCCTTCATATCCATGATGAGACAGGTGGCGAGTCCGTCAATTGGGATTGCACCGTCTGGCTTGATGATCTCATGACGTAAAACAAAGCTTTTGCGGCCACGTTCAACGGGCTCTGTGATGATGCGCAGCGCTTCACCGAGAAAACACTCGCCGCGGTAGTTGTAGTTGATATTGACCACAATCGTGCCGAATCCGGCTGGATCGAGTACCGGCTGACCGCATTGCTGATACCAGTCCTCCCGGGCAGTTTCCATGAATTTGACTGCCTGAACATGATTGAGGTGGCCGAGTGCGTCGGTGTGTTCCTGTTCTACGGTGATGAAGGTTTCAGATTTTATCGCAGCGTCTCCGGCCCCGGGCGGCCGCGCATCGGCAGGATGCGTGGCGCGTCAGATGAAATGAGGGCGATATGATAGTTGATTGTGGCCTGAGAAAAGCTGCCGTTGGCGACCTGGGCGACCTGGGTGTAAGCTTGTGTTATGAGTCAAGAGTTGCCTGAAGTTCTCACCCTGGGCCACCCCCAACTGGCTGAACCGTCGGTTTCTGTTGATCTGGAAGATATCAGCACAACCTTATTCCAGGAACGTCTGGCCCTGCTCGAGACGGGTCTTAAACGCCATGGTGCGAACGGTATTGCTGCACCGCAGCTTGGATGGTTCCAGCGGTTTTTTCTGATGCGTGATCCATCCGGATCGGGAGCTCTGGTGTATTGGATCAATCCAGAGATCAAGA
This portion of the Gammaproteobacteria bacterium genome encodes:
- a CDS encoding class I SAM-dependent methyltransferase produces the protein MIEEMQHYYDRRAEIYDTSMGYDNPDTVTLLQPVIEHLCREMSSKKVLELACGPCFWTQFTAAVAESIVACDFNNSTLSQARHKDLPWERVSLQQADAYDLKTLTGSFSAAMAVDWLAHVPYARMHPFLDGLHAVLNAGARVVFCDQLPKSEPADGDHDADGNFIVVRQLPDESRYRVIKHYLSDNQIQDIFGRYDDNVQITRFPNCRRIIVSYHIKNG
- a CDS encoding nitroreductase family protein, producing the protein MTDYPFISLKSPSYPDEEMIQRSEQFLADMQSRRTVRDYSARKIPPVVIENAIRTAGTAPSGANMQPWHFVVVTNQDTRCRIREAAEVEELEFYAHRASQQWLEALAPLGTNEHKPFLVSASCLIAIFLKKFSYDANGHRLKNYYTSESVGIAAGLLINALHNAGVATLTHTPSPMRFLNEILERPSEERPFLLLVAGFAAEKAMVPDIARLDLAQIMTTIA
- a CDS encoding PaaI family thioesterase, with product MEPSLQDRYYSAGTCFGCGPCNRHGLQIKSYSSGNGVAATWTASDKYDNGFGFVNGGIISTLLDCHSAACLMKETVERYGDFCIDDFEHFDDKHPVYLTNQITVTFRRPILLYRPVELFSECVSWNDDACQFRSELRFDGKLAADADVAWKRFRSRR
- a CDS encoding AMP-binding protein produces the protein MNIAALLQKSARSFGTSPAVSYATCVHMTYSELADRVQKLASGFVNCCGLKRGDRVGIAMTNCPAFTEVLYAIWHAGLVAVPMNAKLHQREISYIIKNAGVRLCMVNRDLEAAVGPLCDSVERLDRVVNVDTADYRSLLNSSELALQSVNADDPAWLFYTSGTTGRPKGATLSHRNLMMMTLSYFADLETLSYRDCIIHSAPLSHGSGLYGIPHLAKAANQVVPESGGFDPLEINELLVKWPSSGFFFAPTMIVRLLASGAVDGEARTNLRTIIYGGGPMYTQDLFQALDVFGPRLIQIYGQGESPMTISYLSKLMHEDKTHPRFTERMSSVGIPRTDVELAVVDENGRLAEDNQPGEIIVRGEVVMKGYWENREATAAALKDGWLYTGDVGVIDADGFLTLKDRTKDMIISGGSNIYPREVEEVLLQHDAVLEASVVGRFHPDWGEEVVAFIVLKPGGKASKLDLDNVCLENIARFKRPKNYRFLDSLPKNNYGKILKTVLREQLESESDDTDAPH
- a CDS encoding dimethylsulfonioproprionate lyase family protein, which produces MGADIVNRFTDLYKYDLPLNNATMSARSAPSSSTHLSLSNIPDISLVEQTRQFLLSVARAMRVCAESPDHESAAHGFAEAIGSAIPKSPPAATIKASTELRKAQDTRLARRLIELGDHLPWTESPRTPDMGNKIAVCSFNDLFDLKHHTAGLLYLDPGLAYPEHRHPPPELYLTLSGTASWRYGGSTEYRVVSAGNLLYNHPLDLHGVRSSETPLLALFLLWHNETD
- a CDS encoding MFS transporter: MPPQPTWLLVLIVSTSIFATTIITPSLPGITELFSVTAQQTQMVITGFLAATAVGQLFFGPFSDRFGRRIPLLAGLGLYLAGSIMALVATDLSVLVLARCVQGVGAAAAMVLSRVIINDTHAPRAAAASMAAVMSATALAPMLAFSLGGVLYDAFGWQGGMGVTVLLGAVAFISALIILGETHRSRQSRLSLESVALNYIGLLRNKQFLLFAGNLGFQASIFFAFLSFLPFAFHKLGYSAAAFGFFVTVLPIGFLIGSGVSRKLTPLWGIPRMVRTGSSLSILATGAMAVLAFVGHRSVWALLLPAMLFAFSNGLVVANATMGAVNAAHRSVAGFASGLAGSFQLAFASLVAWLTVYMGAAEDVRVGIAVVFTMALVGTALAFLIPLDSGDSMP
- a CDS encoding gamma-glutamyltransferase codes for the protein MNQIETTHDILGGRPTVRSMNGMVAAAHPLAANAGAEILRKGGNAFDAVAATAAALNVVEPFMSGLAGAGGATIFLAAESTVETIDFIPPAPASFDVSQVDKAKTESGPNASVTPGNLAGWYALQSRYGRLGFDEVLQPAIRLAQDGFPVSSFFVAMTRGSVGRIKDLEWRRVFRAEQDWQPGQVLQLLDLAATLAQIATEGTEYLYGGVLGEKLVSRIQSEGGAISMADLEAVSPIWEAPISAPYHNYRVNVPPPPAESFQVLLSLRILEAFDFKNRDLLTADHLDLVFRVIRIAAGVRIQNNQKDRAEIDALLTDVDELVARTADGEPVIGPTENWASGGPFDHSALKEHTTSMSVADSEGNLVCLTQSLGSPYGSGVMVPGTGVVMNNFLNWGDLDPSSPNVITAGQRLAMCMAPSITTDAGQGVLSLGTPGSYGILQTTVQAMVGYFDYGLELQDAINMPRARLQDGTEVQIENRVRESARKALESLGHRITVLPPYSWATGGMQAVGRDAQSGALSGAADNRRDGAAIPV
- a CDS encoding Rid family hydrolase; translation: MKTAVHPQNAAAPKGPYSPGVTVSGRVLYVSAQGPFDPETGEVVGDTFEAQVERVFENMKVIVEDAGASLADVVKLTVFITDWGHFDSLNQMCTRYFTEPYPARTPVKMELPGALFMADAVVALAGD
- a CDS encoding thioesterase family protein; protein product: METAREDWYQQCGQPVLDPAGFGTIVVNINYNYRGECFLGEALRIITEPVERGRKSFVLRHEIIKPDGAIPIDGLATCLIMDMKARTAIPVPDWIAEHFPD